One window from the genome of Malus domestica chromosome 01, GDT2T_hap1 encodes:
- the LOC103417584 gene encoding uncharacterized protein, which produces MKRNNGKHLYELLDGTGLHRHFIGTSWRPLQKRSATASLIFFLLLLLLCVAALLSAGWIDTRKFIFSGTYSNESIIPTKETPKRIEFPLQCTKGINVTQTCPRTYPTTHNPTNPNRPSNLTCPSHFRWIHEDLRPWKGTGITRDMIERARKTAHFRLVIVDGKAYIEKYRQSIQTRDMFTLWGILQLLRVYPGRLPDLELMFDCDDRPVVRSKDFRGPNVGPPPVFRYCADEESLDIVFPDWSFWGWVEINIKPWRSLLPSIKEGNKRTKWKDRIPYAYWKGNPHVAPTRKDLLKCNVSEKNDWNTRLYIQDWEKESKQGYKQSNLEDQCKHRYKIYVEGWAWSVSEKYIMACNSMTLYVKPRYYDFFMRSMTPLQHYWPIRDNSKCTSLKFAVEWGNNHTDKVQEIGEAASKFIQEDLKMDYVYDYMFHVLNEYAKLLQFKATIPPSAVELCSETMACAANGTWKNFMVESMVKYPSDELPCTLPPPYESPALRNFLERKANSTRQVEVWEDEYWKSRNKTQ; this is translated from the exons atgaagaggaacaATGGGAAGCATTTGTATGAGTTGTTGGATGGGACAGGATTGCATCGGCATTTTATAGGAACAAGTTGGAGGCCATTGCAGAAGAGAAGTGCAACAGCTTCTTTAATCTTCTTCCTGTTGTTGCTGCTTTTGTGTGTTGCTGCGTTGTTATCTGCTGGCTGGATTGATACT aGAAAGTTTATATTTTCAGGTACTTATTCTAACGAATCAATCATACCCACAAAAGAAACCCCAAAAAGAATTGAATTCCCTCTGCAGTGTACCAAAGGAATTAATGTAACACAAACTTGTCCAAGAACCTACCCTACCACACACAACCCCACAAATCCTAACCGTCCATCAAACCTCACATGCCCGTCACACTTCCGATGGATCCATGAAGATCTAAGACCATGGAAAGGGACGGGAATCACAAGGGACATGATTGAGCGGGCCCGAAAGACTGCACATTTTAGGCTTGTGATCGTGGACGGAAAGGCCTACATAGAGAAGTACAGACAATCCATACAAACTAGGGACATGTTCACGTTATGGGGCATTTTACAGCTTCTAAGGGTTTACCCTGGTAGATTGCCTGACTTGGAGCTCATGTTTGACTGCGATGATCGGCCTGTCGTCCGATCAAAGGACTTTCGGGGGCCTAATGTTGGCCCGCCACCGGTGTTTCGATATTGTGCAGACGAGGAGAGCTTGGACATTGTGTTTCCAGATTGGTCCTTTTGGGGCTG GGTTGAGATCAACATAAAACCATGGAGAAGTTTATTGCCAAGCATAAAAGAAGGCAATAAAAGAACAAAGTGGAAGGACAGGATCCCCTATGCTTACTGGAAAGGTAACCCTCACGTCGCTCCAACCAGAAAGGACCTTCTCAAATGCAATGTCTCAGAAAAAAATGACTGGAATACACGCCTATATATACAG gaTTGGGAGAAAGAATCTAAACAAGGGTACAAGCAATCCAACTTGGAAGACCAGTGCAAGCATAG GTATAAAATTTATGTAGAAGGATGGGCGTGGTCTGTAAGTGAAAAATACATCATGGCATGCAATTCTATGACGCTGTATGTAAAGCCTCGGTACTACGATTTCTTTATGAGAAGCATGACGCCATTGCAGCATTACTGGCCTATTAGGGACAACAGCAAGTGCACTTCTCTTAAGTTCGCGGTGGAATGGGGCAATAATCACACAGACAAG GTGCAGGAAATTGGGGAGGCAGCTAGCAAATTCATACAAGAAGATCTAAAGATGGACTATGTGTACGATTACATGTTTCATGTGCTAAATGAATATGCAAAGCTCTTGCAATTCAAAGCGACTATACCTCCCAGTGCAGTGGAGCTATGCTCAGAAACAATGGCATGTGCTGCAAATGGTACATGGAAGAACTTCATGGTGGAGTCCATGGTGAAGTATCCTAGTGATGAACTGCCATGCACTCTGCCTCCTCCATACGAATCTCCGGCTCTTCGTAATTTTCTTGAGAGAAAGGCTAATTCAACTAGGCAAGTAGAAGTTTGGGAAGATGAATACTGGAAAAGTAGAAATAAAACGCAATAG
- the LOC103456008 gene encoding actin-depolymerizing factor 1, whose amino-acid sequence MANAASGMAVHDDCKLKFLELKAKRNFRFIVFKIEEKIQQVIVEKLGGPDESYDDFSASMPADECRYAVYDFDFTTNENCQKSKIFFIAWAPDTSRVRSKMLYASSKDRFKRELEGIQVELQATDPSEMSLDIIKGRAL is encoded by the exons ATG GCAAACGCTGCTTCTGGAATGGCTGTGCATGATGATTGTAAGCTCAAGTTCTTAGAACTAAAAGCGAAGAGAAATTTCCGATTTATTGTGTTCAAGATCGAGGAGAAGATACAACAGGTGATTGTAGAGAAGCTTGGAGGTCCTGATGAAAGCTACGATGATTTCAGTGCCTCCATGCCTGCCGATGAGTGCCGCTATGCCGTCTATGATTTTGATTTTACAACCAATGAGAACTGCCAGAAAAGCAAAATATTCTTCATTGCATG GGCACCCGATACATCAAGGGTGAGAAGTAAGATGCTTTATGCAAGCTCCAAGGACAGATTCAAGAGGGAGTTGGAAGGCATTCAAGTGGAGTTGCAGGCAACAGATCCTAGTGAGATGAGCTTGGATATCATAAAAGGGCGGGCACTCTAA
- the LOC139197572 gene encoding uncharacterized protein, with amino-acid sequence MVAQEFVEHVFKLHGMPSTIDTTIRVMAKLRWLTGAWRPILVVYGYPPPHIASYEKGTAKLDIIEQGLLARDNLLDMLKTNLLVAQNRMKAQANKHRREKEFEVGDLVYLKLVPYQLQSLAAHAFHKLHPRFYGPYEVLERIGSVAYKLKLPTDSKIHPVFHVSCLKKHLGPGVSPLTTLPVMIEDGLQSREPMSILQRRVYRKGNGAGVQLLVHWKGSKEEDATWEDYDELAKKFLDFSL; translated from the exons ATGGTAGCTCAAGAATTTGTAGAGCATGTGTTCAAGCTGCATGGCATGCCATCAACCATA GATACCACCATTAGAGTGATGGCCAAACTGAGGTGGTTAACCGGTGCCTGGAGACCTATCTTAG TTGTTTATGGGTATCCCCCTCCACATATTGCTTCTTATGAAAAAGGCACTGCAAAACTGGATATAATTGAGCAAGGATTGTTAGCAAGGGATAATCTTTTAGATATGCTCAAGACTAATCTGTTGGTGGCTCAGAACAGGATGAAAGCTCAAGCTAATAAGCATAGAAGGGAAAAAGAGTTTGAAGTTGGAGACTTGGTTTATTTGAAATTGGTTCCTTACCAGTTGCAATCATTGGCTGCACATGCTTTTCATAAATTACATCCTAGGTTTTATGGCCCTTATGAAGTTCTGGAGAGGATTGGGAGTGTAGCCTACAAACTCAAACTTCCTACAGATTCCAAAATACATCCTGTCTTCCATGTTAGCTGTTTGAAGAAGCATTTGGGTCCAGGGGTTAGTCCTCTAACAACACTACCAGTGATGATAGAAGATGGGTTGCAGTCTCGGGAACCAATGTCAATTCTGCAACGGCGAGTTTACAGAAAAGGAAATGGAGCGGGAGTGCAGCTACTCGTTCATTGGAAGGGCAGCAAGGAAGAAGATGCTACATGGGAGGATTATGATGAGTTAGCTAAGAAATTCCTAGATTTTTCTCTGTGA